The following are from one region of the Geotrypetes seraphini chromosome 12, aGeoSer1.1, whole genome shotgun sequence genome:
- the BARHL2 gene encoding barH-like 2 homeobox protein yields the protein MSSMEGSSFGIDTILSGSGSPGMLSSDYRQHGEARPADFRGQGPLSPCSDIDTVGSAPSSPISVTLEPPEQQQQQQHLVQDSIQQGHRHHHHLHHGQQPPPPQQQSLQPSPPQHQQGSAGSAPRTSTSSFLIKDILGDSKPLAACAPYSTSVSSPHQPPKAEGNGAAESFRPKLEPELQDSKSKVERAREELHADVKGHGTKEEGDREITSSRESPPVRAKKPRKARTAFSDHQLNQLERSFERQKYLSVQDRMDLAAALNLTDTQVKTWYQNRRTKWKRQTAVGLELLAEAGNYSALQRMFPSPYFYHPSLLGTMDSTTAAAAAAAMYSSMYRTPPAPHPQLQRPLVPRVLIHGLGPGGQPALNPLGNPIPGTSHPR from the exons ATGAGCTCCATGGAAGGCTCCAGCTTTGGAATAGACACCATCCTCTCCGGCTCCGGCAGCCCTGGCATGCTGAGCAGCGACTACCGGCAGCACGGCGAGGCCAGGCCGGCGGATTTCCGGGGCCAGGGCCCCCTGTCGCCCTGCTCGGACATAGACACGGTGGGCAGCGCCCCGTCGTCGCCCATCTCCGTCACTCTGGAGCCTcccgagcagcagcagcagcagcagcacctgGTCCAGGACAGCATCCAACAGGgccaccgccaccaccaccacctgcaCCACGGGCAGCAGCCGCCGCCTCCCCAGCAGCAAAGTTTACAGCCGTCCCCGCCGCAGCACCAGCAGGGATCAGCCGGCTCTGCTCCCAGGACTTCCACCTCCTCTTTTTTAATCAAAGACATTTTGGGCGACAGCAAACCGCTGGCGGCTTGTGCCCCTTACAGCACGAGCGTGTCCTCTCCGCACCAGCCCCCCAAAGCCGAGGGCAACGGGGCGGCCGAGAGCTTCCGGCCCAAGTTGGAGCCCGAGCTTCAGGACAGTAAGAGCAAGGTGGAGAGAGCGCGCGAGGAGCTGCACGCGGACGTCAAGGGCCATG GCACAAAAGAAGAAGGCGATCGGGAGATTACGAGTAGCCGGGAAAGTCCTCCAGTCCGAGCCAAGAAACCTCGCAAGGCGAGAACGGCCTTCTCGGACCATCAGCTGAATCAGCTGGAGCGCAGCTTCGAGCGCCAGAAATACCTGAGCGTGCAGGACCGCATGGACCTGGCAGCGGCGCTCAACTTAACCGACACGCAGGTCAAGACCTGGTACCAGAACAGGAG GACAAAGTGGAAACGTCAGACTGCCGTGGGCCTGGAGTTGCTGGCCGAGGCTGGAAATTACTCGGCTCTGCAGAGAATGTTTCCCTCCCCCTATTTCTACCACCCCAGCctgctgggcactatggacaGCACTACAGCGGCCGCGGCGGCCGCAGCAATGTACAGCAGCATGTACCGGACTCCCCCTGCCCCTCACCCGCAGCTCCAGAGACCCCTGGTACCCCGGGTACTTATTCACGGTCTGGGACCCGGGGGGCAACCGGCTCTCAACCCACTGGGCAATCCCATCCCGGGCACCTCGCACCCGCGGTGA